The following proteins come from a genomic window of Mariniflexile sp. TRM1-10:
- a CDS encoding DUF202 domain-containing protein has product MLLKDIIETQLKIKKMNLLRFGRDFKPDEEIILRDYLAIERTRLANERTLLSYVRSSLYLLLGGIAFFQLEIFPNFKYLAFASLFFSALFFVIGIYRFTLLKKSLKRLYYTFESTNESAKEES; this is encoded by the coding sequence ATGTTGCTAAAAGATATTATTGAAACACAGTTAAAAATAAAAAAAATGAATCTCTTACGGTTCGGGCGAGATTTTAAACCTGATGAAGAGATTATTTTAAGGGACTATCTTGCTATTGAGCGCACGCGTTTGGCAAATGAACGCACGTTACTTTCTTACGTTAGGTCTTCATTGTATTTGTTGTTGGGAGGTATTGCTTTTTTTCAACTGGAAATTTTTCCGAATTTCAAATATTTAGCTTTTGCTTCACTTTTTTTTAGCGCCCTTTTTTTTGTTATAGGAATTTATCGATTCACATTACTAAAGAAGAGTTTGAAGAGATTATATTATACGTTTGAATCCACCAATGAATCCGCCAAGGAGGAAAGTTAA
- a CDS encoding thiamine phosphate synthase: MIVLIAPENDVTNEIEILHQLFQEGLEYYHFRKPHRNYQEHCDYLNQIDERYHNRIVVHYFHELVNGFNIKGIHFQEQKRRDHLDVPSNYFTELKMYGKTISSSFHEPEELENCVFEFDYHLLSPVFSSISKQGYNGRGFDVNHINKTIIGMGGVTTENLAEFNKLGYKGVGVLGGIWNSKNPVENFAKMQAFFNEQ; this comes from the coding sequence ATGATTGTTCTAATAGCTCCCGAAAATGATGTTACTAACGAAATTGAAATACTACACCAGTTATTTCAAGAAGGTTTAGAGTACTATCATTTTAGAAAACCACATAGGAATTACCAAGAGCATTGTGACTATTTAAATCAGATTGATGAACGATACCACAACCGAATTGTCGTGCATTATTTTCATGAGTTGGTAAACGGGTTCAATATAAAAGGCATTCATTTTCAAGAACAAAAAAGAAGAGACCATTTAGATGTTCCTAGTAATTATTTTACTGAATTAAAAATGTATGGTAAAACAATTAGCAGCTCTTTTCATGAACCTGAAGAATTAGAAAACTGTGTATTTGAGTTTGATTATCATTTGCTCAGTCCAGTGTTTTCATCTATTTCTAAGCAAGGCTATAACGGTCGTGGGTTTGACGTGAACCATATCAACAAAACCATTATTGGCATGGGAGGTGTAACCACAGAAAATTTGGCTGAGTTTAACAAGCTAGGTTACAAAGGAGTGGGTGTTTTAGGAGGTATTTGGAATAGTAAAAACCCTGTTGAGAATTTTGCTAAAATGCAAGCATTTTTTAATGAACAATGA
- the thiE gene encoding thiamine phosphate synthase, whose product MTINKLHYISQGNTPKEHLENIQKACQSGAELVQLRLKNLSEKKVLKTALEAREITSHFQTRLIINDHYKIAKEVKADGIHLGKTDTCPTVARKHLYTWQIIGGTANTLEDCKILIAKEVDYIGLGPFRFTATKENLSPVLGLDGYALIIEELKTTTPIIAIGGITENDITDILKTGVSGIAMSGEITREFNKIRVLHQLLNASSTDEQLYNFKS is encoded by the coding sequence ATGACCATCAACAAACTCCACTACATATCGCAAGGAAACACACCGAAAGAACATTTGGAAAACATTCAAAAAGCATGTCAATCGGGTGCCGAATTGGTTCAGCTTCGTTTAAAGAATTTATCTGAAAAAAAGGTTTTAAAAACAGCGCTAGAAGCTAGGGAAATCACCAGTCACTTTCAGACAAGATTAATCATTAACGATCATTATAAAATTGCAAAAGAGGTTAAAGCAGATGGCATTCATTTAGGAAAAACAGATACTTGTCCAACAGTTGCAAGAAAACATTTGTACACTTGGCAAATTATTGGAGGTACGGCAAACACTTTAGAAGACTGCAAAATATTAATAGCAAAAGAAGTAGACTATATTGGTTTAGGACCATTTAGATTTACCGCTACTAAAGAAAATTTAAGCCCTGTTTTAGGCTTAGATGGATACGCTCTAATTATTGAAGAATTAAAAACGACCACTCCCATTATAGCTATTGGTGGGATTACAGAAAACGATATCACAGACATATTGAAAACAGGCGTTTCAGGTATAGCCATGTCTGGTGAAATTACTCGTGAGTTTAATAAAATTAGAGTATTGCATCAATTATTAAACGCTTCATCAACAGACGAACAACTTTATAATTTTAAATCATAA
- a CDS encoding M1 family metallopeptidase: MKQLIISVLSVLAFSSCNSAQPVTTTTAYQNQSTTTSCYWQQHVDYKMAIDMDVNTYQYKGKQTLVYTNNSPDVLNRVYYHLYFNAFQPGSEMDVRSQTIADPDPRVGDRISKLQPNEIGFIKVHSLKQNGKTIKHETVGTILEVDLAKPILPGERVTFEMDFDAQVPLQIRRSGRNSKEDIALSMAQWYPKMAEYDFEGWHADPYIGREFHGVWGNFDVKISIDKNYVIGGTGYLQNPNDIGYGYETGTVNRPNTNKLTWHFVAPNVHDFTWAADPHYIHDTMQVPDGPMLHFLYKNTLSNEQKERWKKMQPKTVELMQYFSKHIGSYPYKQYSVIQGGDGGMEYAMCTLITGQRSYGSLVGVTAHEMAHTWFQFLLATNEAKHEWMDEGFTSYISDLAMNEVMNQGNTNPVVDAYNNYIYLAKSGKEQPLTTHADRYQYNQSYGISAYSKGAVFLAQLGYIIGEENLAKTIKKYFDDFAFKHPTPLDIIRTAEKVSGLELDWYLTDFAQTTNTIDYNVKTIEGNNITLERIGLMPMPIDVSVTYTDGNTEDFYIPLQMMRGEKPTKATLIKDWAWAYPTYTFTTKKAVKSVEIDPKNLMADINKVNNKK, encoded by the coding sequence ATGAAACAACTAATTATTTCTGTACTATCTGTTTTGGCATTCTCGTCATGTAATAGTGCACAGCCCGTCACAACAACTACAGCTTATCAAAATCAAAGCACTACAACTTCTTGTTATTGGCAACAACACGTCGATTATAAAATGGCTATTGATATGGATGTAAATACCTATCAATACAAAGGCAAACAAACCTTAGTGTACACCAATAACTCACCCGATGTTTTAAACCGTGTATATTACCATTTATATTTTAATGCGTTTCAACCAGGTAGCGAAATGGATGTGCGATCGCAAACCATTGCCGATCCAGATCCCAGAGTAGGCGATCGTATAAGTAAATTACAGCCTAACGAAATTGGCTTTATAAAAGTACATTCGTTAAAACAAAACGGAAAAACCATAAAGCACGAAACCGTAGGCACGATTCTGGAAGTTGATTTAGCAAAACCCATTTTACCAGGAGAACGCGTTACTTTCGAGATGGATTTTGATGCTCAAGTGCCTTTGCAAATCCGTCGTTCTGGTAGGAATAGTAAAGAAGATATTGCCTTATCTATGGCACAATGGTACCCAAAAATGGCGGAATATGATTTTGAAGGTTGGCATGCCGACCCCTATATTGGTCGTGAGTTTCATGGTGTTTGGGGCAATTTTGATGTGAAAATCAGCATCGATAAAAACTACGTTATTGGTGGTACAGGCTATTTACAAAACCCTAACGACATTGGTTATGGCTATGAAACAGGAACTGTAAACCGTCCAAATACCAATAAATTAACTTGGCATTTTGTAGCACCCAATGTACACGATTTTACTTGGGCTGCCGATCCCCACTATATCCACGATACCATGCAAGTGCCTGATGGCCCGATGCTTCACTTTTTATACAAAAATACGTTAAGCAACGAACAAAAAGAACGCTGGAAAAAAATGCAACCAAAAACGGTTGAACTTATGCAATATTTTAGCAAACATATTGGCTCTTACCCATATAAGCAATATTCCGTTATTCAAGGGGGTGATGGTGGTATGGAGTATGCCATGTGTACGCTTATTACCGGACAGCGTAGTTACGGCAGCTTGGTAGGGGTTACGGCACATGAAATGGCGCATACTTGGTTTCAGTTTTTATTGGCTACCAACGAGGCCAAACACGAATGGATGGACGAAGGTTTTACCAGTTATATAAGCGATTTGGCCATGAACGAGGTTATGAACCAAGGCAACACCAACCCAGTAGTAGATGCCTATAATAACTACATTTATTTAGCAAAATCGGGTAAAGAACAACCGCTTACCACACATGCAGACCGCTATCAATACAACCAATCCTATGGTATTTCGGCATATAGTAAAGGTGCCGTGTTTTTAGCCCAATTGGGTTATATTATAGGTGAAGAAAACTTAGCAAAAACCATTAAAAAATATTTTGACGATTTTGCTTTTAAACACCCTACACCTCTAGATATTATCCGTACTGCCGAAAAAGTTTCAGGCTTAGAGCTCGATTGGTATTTAACCGATTTTGCACAAACCACAAACACGATTGATTATAACGTAAAAACCATAGAAGGCAACAACATAACTTTAGAGCGTATTGGTTTAATGCCTATGCCTATTGATGTTAGCGTTACTTACACCGATGGCAATACCGAAGATTTTTATATCCCGTTACAAATGATGCGTGGTGAAAAACCAACCAAAGCCACCCTCATAAAAGATTGGGCTTGGGCATATCCTACCTATACCTTTACAACTAAAAAAGCGGTGAAAAGCGTAGAAATAGACCCTAAAAACCTAATGGCAGACATTAATAAGGTGAATAATAAAAAGTAA
- a CDS encoding thiazole synthase produces MTKDILRIADKEFHSRLFTGTGKFSSSDLMSQALIASESELITVALKRVDLDNEHDKMLQSIMRPSVNLLPNTSGVRNAKEAVFAAQLAREALETNWIKLEIHPDPKYLLPDPIETLKAAEELVKLGFVVMPYIHADPVLCKRLEEVGAQCVMPLGAPIGTNKGIKTVDFLEIIIEQSHVPVIVDAGIGSPSHAAYAMELGADAVLVNTAIAVSQNPIEMAKAFKMAVEAGRMAYNAKLATVKQHAEASSPLTSFLQ; encoded by the coding sequence ATGACAAAAGATATATTAAGAATTGCAGATAAAGAATTTCATTCAAGACTTTTTACAGGAACTGGAAAATTCAGTTCTAGTGATTTGATGTCTCAAGCATTGATTGCTAGTGAAAGTGAATTGATTACCGTTGCACTAAAACGTGTGGATCTAGACAATGAACACGACAAAATGCTACAAAGCATTATGCGTCCGAGCGTCAATCTACTCCCTAACACTTCTGGAGTAAGGAATGCCAAAGAAGCTGTTTTCGCAGCTCAATTGGCTCGTGAAGCTTTAGAAACCAACTGGATAAAATTAGAAATCCACCCAGACCCTAAATATTTATTACCCGATCCTATCGAAACCTTAAAAGCAGCGGAGGAATTGGTAAAATTAGGGTTTGTAGTAATGCCGTACATTCACGCTGATCCTGTTTTATGTAAAAGACTAGAGGAAGTCGGGGCGCAATGCGTCATGCCTTTAGGAGCGCCCATTGGAACCAATAAAGGGATTAAAACAGTTGACTTTTTGGAGATTATTATAGAACAGAGCCATGTTCCTGTAATTGTAGATGCAGGAATTGGAAGTCCTTCGCATGCTGCCTATGCTATGGAATTAGGAGCAGATGCTGTTTTGGTAAACACTGCCATCGCTGTTTCCCAAAACCCTATAGAAATGGCCAAGGCTTTTAAAATGGCTGTAGAAGCAGGTAGAATGGCATACAATGCAAAATTAGCTACCGTTAAACAGCACGCGGAAGCCAGTAGTCCGTTAACGAGTTTTTTACAGTAA
- a CDS encoding MBL fold metallo-hydrolase: MQLYSVNSGNFKLDGGAMFGVVPKSLWQTTNPADANNMIDLTTRCLLIEDGNRLILIDTGMGNKQSSKFYGYYYLWGNHSLDGSLKKHGFHRDDITDVFMTHLHFDHCGGSIQWNHDKTGYEPAFKNALFWSNKDHWQWATQPNKREKVSFLKENILPMEESGQLNFTTIPTGDTLINSELGFDIFFANGHTDKQMIPLIKYKEITVAFMADLLPTVGHLPLPYVMGYDTRPLLTLDEKEKFLNIAASNNYYLFLEHDAHNEIITVTNTEKGVRLKDIYTSQDIFQ; the protein is encoded by the coding sequence ATGCAGTTATATTCGGTAAACTCTGGAAATTTTAAATTAGATGGTGGTGCCATGTTTGGCGTCGTTCCAAAATCATTATGGCAAACTACAAACCCTGCCGATGCCAATAATATGATAGATCTTACCACCAGATGCTTACTTATTGAAGATGGCAATCGACTTATTTTAATTGATACGGGTATGGGCAACAAGCAATCCAGCAAGTTTTATGGCTACTACTATTTATGGGGAAACCATAGCTTAGATGGATCACTTAAAAAGCATGGTTTTCATCGTGATGATATTACCGATGTTTTTATGACCCACTTACATTTCGACCATTGTGGTGGAAGCATTCAATGGAATCATGACAAAACAGGTTACGAACCCGCATTTAAAAACGCCCTTTTTTGGAGTAATAAAGACCATTGGCAATGGGCAACACAACCGAATAAACGAGAAAAGGTTTCCTTTTTAAAAGAAAATATTTTACCTATGGAGGAAAGCGGACAGCTTAACTTTACAACTATTCCAACAGGTGATACCCTTATAAATTCAGAATTGGGCTTCGATATCTTTTTTGCAAACGGACATACCGATAAACAAATGATTCCGCTTATCAAATACAAAGAGATAACCGTCGCCTTTATGGCCGATTTATTGCCAACCGTTGGGCATTTACCACTACCCTATGTTATGGGTTATGATACCAGACCACTATTAACGCTCGACGAAAAAGAAAAATTCCTTAATATAGCTGCTTCCAATAATTATTATTTATTTTTAGAACATGATGCCCATAATGAAATTATTACTGTAACTAACACCGAAAAAGGGGTCCGATTAAAAGACATCTATACCTCGCAAGATATATTCCAATAA
- a CDS encoding S8 family peptidase, which produces MKTIKTIMLSAVVAVLFSGCGGTANIISTPIENIDSSPLKVSELTENEKHNWGHLDLAKDTIPGMSVDKTYTELIKNKKGNTVIVAVLDSGIDIDHEDLNDVIWTNKDEIPNNGKDDDNNGYIDDVHGWNFLGDGYNEQLEYVRIIASGDTNNPDYARAKALYETEYQKWLGRKTQYDQIYQQIKNTDDILTKHFGKKGYTKEEVKAIKTEDQALLQAIQVANYMYSNGMDSMADALKEINDGLESINDRLNYNLNKDFNGRVNGDDPNNWNSKFYGNGNVKPVKKSESHGTHVAGIIAAERNNGKGANGVANNVKIMSVRTVPNGDEYDKDVALAIRYAVDNGATIINGSFGKSFSPHSDWVRDAIKYASDKDVVFVHAAGNDSENVDVESNFPDDNVNGQEISNTYIRVGALEPKYGSNIVADFSNYGKQNVDVFAPGAKIYSTTPQNEYDTKGGTSMAAPAVAGVAALIRSYYPKLTAAQVKQIIMDSGLAIKTKVVVGGDTNNIKPFADLSKTGRIVNAYNAFIMAAKMSIQ; this is translated from the coding sequence ATGAAAACAATTAAAACAATAATGCTATCTGCGGTTGTTGCCGTATTATTCTCTGGCTGTGGAGGGACTGCCAACATTATTTCTACGCCTATTGAAAACATAGACAGTTCGCCTTTAAAAGTTTCAGAATTAACTGAAAACGAAAAACACAATTGGGGCCATCTAGACTTGGCAAAAGATACCATTCCGGGAATGAGCGTCGATAAAACCTATACCGAACTTATCAAAAACAAAAAAGGAAATACCGTTATTGTTGCTGTCTTAGATTCTGGAATTGATATAGACCACGAAGATTTAAACGATGTCATTTGGACCAATAAAGATGAAATTCCAAACAATGGAAAAGATGATGATAACAATGGTTATATTGACGACGTGCATGGTTGGAATTTTTTAGGTGATGGTTATAACGAACAATTAGAATATGTACGGATAATAGCCAGTGGTGATACTAACAATCCTGATTATGCAAGAGCAAAAGCTTTATACGAAACAGAATACCAAAAATGGTTAGGTAGAAAAACGCAATACGATCAAATTTACCAACAAATAAAAAATACAGACGATATCCTTACCAAACATTTTGGAAAAAAAGGTTATACCAAAGAAGAGGTAAAAGCCATTAAAACTGAAGACCAAGCGCTTCTTCAAGCTATTCAAGTGGCAAATTACATGTACAGCAACGGCATGGATTCTATGGCAGATGCCTTAAAAGAAATTAATGATGGTTTAGAAAGCATTAACGACCGCTTAAACTATAACTTAAATAAAGACTTTAACGGGCGCGTAAATGGTGATGACCCAAATAACTGGAATTCTAAATTTTATGGAAACGGAAACGTAAAACCAGTAAAGAAAAGTGAAAGTCATGGAACACACGTAGCGGGTATTATTGCTGCTGAGCGCAACAATGGTAAAGGTGCTAATGGTGTGGCTAACAATGTAAAAATTATGAGTGTTAGAACCGTTCCAAACGGAGATGAATACGATAAAGATGTTGCTTTAGCTATTCGTTATGCTGTTGATAACGGTGCAACCATAATTAATGGTAGCTTCGGAAAAAGCTTTTCTCCACATAGCGATTGGGTACGTGATGCTATTAAATATGCAAGCGATAAAGACGTAGTATTTGTACATGCTGCTGGAAATGACAGTGAAAATGTGGATGTAGAATCTAATTTTCCAGACGATAATGTGAATGGTCAAGAAATCTCTAATACATACATTCGAGTGGGTGCATTAGAACCGAAATATGGTTCGAACATTGTTGCAGATTTCTCTAACTACGGAAAACAAAATGTCGATGTATTTGCTCCGGGTGCTAAGATATATTCAACAACCCCACAAAACGAGTATGATACAAAAGGAGGTACTTCTATGGCGGCACCTGCGGTTGCTGGAGTTGCGGCATTAATTCGTTCATACTATCCTAAATTAACAGCGGCTCAAGTAAAACAAATCATTATGGACTCTGGTTTAGCCATTAAAACAAAAGTGGTTGTTGGTGGCGATACCAATAACATAAAACCTTTTGCCGATTTATCTAAAACAGGACGCATTGTTAATGCTTATAATGCCTTCATTATGGCGGCTAAAATGTCTATTCAATAA
- a CDS encoding hydroxymethylpyrimidine/phosphomethylpyrimidine kinase, whose amino-acid sequence MPNNQTHIANCSLQIDNCILSIAGFDPSSGAGITSDIKTFEAHGFYGLSVCTGVTVQNDMDFKTCEWISPEVILSQIETLFERFEINVVKIGIVQSWATLSLILDKLHDLNRDIKIILDPIIKATAGFEFHTEENQDLLDKIWKQCDIITPNYDEIQLLYPEKDIEETLEYISNYTNIYLKGGHRKDKKGWDELYHSGIVMVNMPPNAEKVSEKHGSGCVLSSSLACNIALGQHIEDACKAGKYYTEQFLNSNDSLLGTHNYRS is encoded by the coding sequence ATGCCAAACAACCAAACACATATAGCAAATTGTTCATTGCAAATTGATAATTGCATATTATCAATAGCCGGTTTTGACCCAAGTAGTGGTGCAGGAATCACTTCAGATATCAAAACATTTGAAGCACATGGTTTTTATGGCTTGTCTGTTTGTACTGGGGTTACCGTTCAAAATGATATGGATTTTAAAACCTGTGAATGGATTTCTCCCGAAGTCATTCTTTCTCAAATAGAAACGTTGTTTGAGCGTTTTGAAATTAACGTCGTTAAAATAGGAATCGTTCAATCGTGGGCAACATTATCGCTTATTTTGGACAAATTACATGACTTAAATAGAGATATAAAAATAATCCTAGACCCCATCATCAAAGCAACTGCCGGTTTTGAATTTCATACAGAAGAAAATCAAGATTTGCTTGATAAAATTTGGAAGCAATGTGATATCATCACTCCTAATTACGATGAAATTCAACTATTATATCCTGAAAAAGATATTGAAGAAACTCTTGAATATATCAGTAATTACACAAACATCTATTTAAAAGGCGGACATAGAAAAGACAAAAAAGGTTGGGACGAATTGTACCATAGTGGCATTGTAATGGTTAATATGCCTCCAAACGCAGAAAAAGTTTCGGAAAAGCATGGAAGTGGGTGTGTTTTGTCATCATCTTTAGCTTGCAACATCGCTTTGGGACAACATATAGAAGACGCTTGTAAAGCTGGCAAATATTACACCGAACAATTTTTAAATAGTAATGATTCGTTATTGGGAACTCATAATTATAGGAGTTGA
- the thiS gene encoding sulfur carrier protein ThiS encodes MITIHLNERSLDIDDNLNVLQLLQQISSPTKGIAVAINTEIISQSQWETETFNDNDNVLIIQATQGG; translated from the coding sequence ATGATAACCATTCATCTTAACGAACGTTCGCTAGACATTGATGATAATCTCAATGTTTTACAGCTATTACAACAAATTAGCTCGCCTACCAAAGGTATTGCTGTAGCTATAAATACTGAAATTATTTCGCAATCGCAGTGGGAAACAGAAACATTCAATGATAATGATAATGTTTTAATTATTCAAGCCACACAGGGAGGATAA
- a CDS encoding four helix bundle protein — protein MNNEQMSNNIILDKTYSFAVLMVRRSQKLVSEKKEYVLSKQILRSGTSIGANTEEAVGGISKKDFIAKLSIAYKEARETKYWLRILKDTGYISENEFQKYYTQSLILQEAIYKRECQTTKHI, from the coding sequence ATGAACAATGAACAAATGAGCAATAATATCATTTTAGACAAAACATATAGTTTCGCTGTTTTGATGGTTAGACGCTCTCAAAAGTTGGTTTCGGAAAAGAAAGAATATGTTTTATCAAAACAAATTCTCCGCTCGGGAACTTCTATTGGAGCGAATACAGAAGAAGCTGTTGGAGGAATATCTAAAAAAGATTTTATTGCAAAATTGTCAATAGCTTATAAAGAAGCTAGAGAGACAAAATATTGGTTACGTATATTGAAGGATACGGGCTATATTTCTGAAAACGAGTTCCAAAAATATTATACGCAATCATTAATTCTTCAAGAAGCAATTTATAAAAGAGAATGCCAAACAACCAAACACATATAG
- the thiC gene encoding phosphomethylpyrimidine synthase ThiC: MKNKDTAPKEGQITRKPFPNSKKIYVQGKIHPQIKVAMREISLSDTKNSLTGKLTPNEPVTVYDTSGPYTDPNKEVNVHNGIERIREQWILDRGDVERLDSFSSEYCNERLNDKSLDHMRFSLLRKPLRAKKGQNVTQLHYAKNGIITPEMEYIAIRENQRIDEMTEIRKQHPGEHFGASIPAKITPEFVRSEVARGRAVIPSNINHPEAEPMILGRNFLVKINANIGNSATTSSIEEEVEKAVWACRWGADNIMDLSTGQNIHETREWIVRNSPVPIGTVPIYQALEKVNGVAEDLTWEIFRDTLIEQAEQGVDYFTIHAGVLLRYVPMTAKRVTGIVSRGGSIMAKWCLAHHKESFLYTHFEDICEILKSYDVAFSLGDGLRPGSVADANDEAQFAELETLGELTQIARKHEVQCFIEGPGHVPMHMIKENMERQIEVCDEAPFYTLGPLTTDIAPGYDHITSGIGAAMIGWYGCAMLCYVTPKEHLGLPNKEDVRIGVVTYKLAAHAADLAKGHPGSQHRDNALSMARFEFRWEDQFNLGLDPERALEYHDETLPADGAKVAHFCSMCGPKFCSMKISQEVRDFAAENDIVDNEVIQKGMEEKSQEFKDKGSEVYL; this comes from the coding sequence ATGAAGAATAAAGACACCGCACCAAAGGAAGGTCAAATTACAAGAAAGCCATTTCCTAACTCTAAAAAGATTTACGTACAAGGAAAAATCCATCCACAAATTAAAGTGGCGATGCGTGAAATTTCTTTGAGTGATACTAAAAATTCTTTAACCGGTAAATTGACTCCAAACGAGCCCGTTACCGTGTACGATACTTCGGGACCCTATACAGATCCTAACAAAGAAGTAAACGTGCATAACGGCATTGAACGTATTAGAGAGCAATGGATTTTAGATCGTGGAGATGTAGAACGATTAGACTCTTTTTCATCAGAATATTGTAACGAACGTTTGAACGACAAAAGTTTAGACCATATGCGTTTTTCGCTTTTAAGAAAGCCATTGCGTGCTAAAAAAGGACAAAACGTAACGCAATTACACTACGCTAAAAATGGAATCATTACCCCAGAAATGGAATACATCGCTATTCGTGAAAACCAACGAATTGACGAAATGACCGAAATAAGAAAACAACACCCAGGAGAACATTTTGGCGCCTCTATTCCAGCAAAAATCACTCCTGAGTTTGTGCGTTCAGAAGTTGCTAGAGGACGTGCTGTTATTCCATCAAACATCAACCACCCAGAAGCAGAGCCTATGATTTTAGGCAGAAACTTCTTGGTAAAAATAAACGCAAATATTGGTAACTCTGCGACAACATCATCTATTGAAGAAGAAGTAGAAAAAGCCGTTTGGGCTTGTCGTTGGGGAGCAGATAATATCATGGATCTATCTACAGGTCAAAACATTCACGAAACCCGTGAGTGGATTGTACGTAACTCTCCAGTGCCCATTGGAACCGTGCCAATTTACCAAGCTTTGGAAAAAGTAAATGGTGTTGCCGAAGACTTAACTTGGGAGATTTTCCGTGATACGTTGATAGAACAAGCGGAACAAGGAGTCGATTACTTTACCATTCACGCAGGAGTCTTGTTACGTTATGTACCTATGACAGCGAAACGGGTAACAGGAATCGTATCTCGTGGAGGCTCCATTATGGCAAAATGGTGTTTGGCACATCACAAAGAAAGTTTCTTGTACACGCATTTTGAGGACATTTGTGAAATCTTGAAGTCTTATGATGTTGCTTTCTCTTTAGGAGATGGATTACGTCCAGGTTCTGTTGCCGATGCTAATGATGAAGCTCAGTTCGCTGAATTAGAAACCTTAGGAGAATTGACACAAATTGCGCGTAAACACGAAGTACAGTGTTTTATTGAAGGACCAGGTCACGTGCCAATGCATATGATTAAAGAAAATATGGAAAGACAAATTGAAGTTTGTGACGAAGCTCCTTTTTACACATTAGGCCCTTTAACAACCGATATTGCTCCAGGATACGACCACATTACTTCTGGTATTGGTGCTGCCATGATTGGTTGGTATGGCTGTGCCATGTTGTGTTACGTAACGCCTAAAGAACACTTAGGATTGCCTAATAAAGAAGACGTACGCATAGGGGTTGTAACTTATAAATTAGCTGCCCATGCTGCCGATTTAGCAAAAGGGCATCCAGGTTCCCAGCACAGAGACAATGCGTTGAGTATGGCCCGTTTCGAGTTCCGTTGGGAAGATCAGTTCAACTTAGGTTTGGATCCAGAACGTGCTTTGGAATACCATGATGAAACATTACCAGCAGACGGTGCCAAAGTAGCTCACTTCTGTTCTATGTGTGGACCCAAATTCTGTTCTATGAAAATTTCCCAAGAAGTTCGTGACTTTGCTGCCGAAAACGACATTGTAGACAATGAAGTCATTCAGAAAGGAATGGAAGAAAAATCTCAGGAATTTAAAGACAAAGGTTCAGAGGTTTACCTATAA
- a CDS encoding four helix bundle protein: MEKSKNFEDLLVWQKGHQFVLEVYKITKQFPKEEIYGLTSQFRRAAISITANVAEGYKRISNKEKLRFYNIAQASLEECKYFLILARDLEYTNQFEILNDLINEVSKMLNAYCRSILNYSNS; encoded by the coding sequence ATGGAAAAGAGTAAAAACTTTGAAGATTTATTGGTTTGGCAAAAAGGACATCAATTTGTTTTAGAGGTATATAAAATCACTAAACAATTTCCTAAAGAAGAAATTTACGGTCTGACTTCGCAATTCCGAAGAGCAGCTATATCTATCACCGCAAATGTTGCTGAAGGATATAAAAGAATCAGTAATAAAGAAAAATTACGTTTTTACAATATTGCACAAGCATCCCTAGAAGAATGTAAGTATTTCTTAATTCTAGCCCGTGATTTAGAATACACCAATCAATTCGAAATACTAAATGATTTAATTAATGAAGTCAGTAAAATGTTAAACGCATATTGCCGTAGCATTCTAAACTACTCAAATTCTTAA